TAAGTTAAGGAGCAATATGGATGCTGCTGAATACAAGCATGTTGTTTTAGGATTAATCTTTTTGAAATATATTTCTGATGCTTTCAAAGAAGTTTATGAAAAATTGAAGAAAGATAAGGACTCAGATCCAGAAGACGTTGATGAGTATGTTTCAAGAAGGGTTTTTTGGGTTCCTAAAGAGGCAAGATGGGAGCATCTTCAAGCTAATGCCAAAAAGCCAGAAATTGGAAAATTTCTTGATGAAGCTATGGATATTATTGAGAGAGACAATCCAACACTTAAAGGAGTTCTTCCAAAGAATTATGCACGTCCTGGATTGAATAAACAAAGATTAGGGGAATTAATTGATTTAACTGGAACAATAGGTTTAGGAGATAAGGAAAACAGAAGTAAAGACATTCTTGGAAGAGTTTATGAATACTTTTTAGGTGAATTTGCCTCTGCTGAAGGGAAGAAAGGCGGGCAGTTCTATACTCCTCGTTCTATTGTTAAATTACTTGTTGGCATGTTAGAACCATATAAGGGCAGAATTTTTGATCCATGTTGCGGAAGCGGTGGAATGTTTGTTCAAAGTGAAAAATTCATAAAAGCACATGGTGGAAGAATTGGAGATATTTCTGTATATGGGCAAGAAAGCAACCAGACAACATGGAAATTATGTAAGA
This genomic stretch from bacterium harbors:
- a CDS encoding type I restriction-modification system subunit M yields the protein MSNNGANLGFEQKLWSAADKLRSNMDAAEYKHVVLGLIFLKYISDAFKEVYEKLKKDKDSDPEDVDEYVSRRVFWVPKEARWEHLQANAKKPEIGKFLDEAMDIIERDNPTLKGVLPKNYARPGLNKQRLGELIDLTGTIGLGDKENRSKDILGRVYEYFLGEFASAEGKKGGQFYTPRSIVKLLVGMLEPYKGRIFDPCCGSGGMFVQSEKFIKAHGGRIGDISVYGQESNQTTWKLCKMNMAIRSIDANIKWGDAFHDDQHKDLKADFVIANPPFNDSDWNGQLLQEDVRWKFGVPPKNNANFGWVQHFIHHLNPTGVAGFVLANGSMSSNTSNEGEIR